The following are encoded together in the Candidatus Omnitrophota bacterium genome:
- a CDS encoding class I SAM-dependent methyltransferase, which translates to MKGRESGMPPKEMWEGFFNLTETLAVMGLDDKVVDAVEFGCGYGTFTIPAAKIIQGTIYALDIEEGMISATKKEAEKEGLKNVNTVLCDFVAEGIGLETESVDYVMLFNILHIDDPEIMLREAWRILKPAGKLGIIHWNCDPSTPRGPSMDIRPKPQQCIQWAEKTGFNRPQQHDLKPYHYGIVMRKELLK; encoded by the coding sequence ATGAAGGGTAGAGAAAGCGGCATGCCGCCAAAAGAGATGTGGGAAGGGTTTTTCAATCTTACGGAAACACTCGCCGTTATGGGGCTGGACGATAAGGTTGTTGATGCGGTAGAGTTTGGATGCGGTTATGGTACGTTTACTATTCCTGCGGCGAAGATTATACAGGGAACAATTTATGCCCTTGATATTGAGGAGGGGATGATTTCTGCCACGAAAAAAGAAGCAGAAAAGGAAGGATTGAAGAACGTTAATACCGTTCTTTGCGATTTTGTTGCAGAAGGTATTGGGCTGGAGACCGAAAGCGTTGATTATGTCATGTTGTTTAATATCCTTCACATTGATGATCCTGAAATCATGCTCCGGGAGGCGTGGAGAATTCTCAAGCCTGCCGGAAAACTCGGCATCATCCACTGGAACTGTGATCCCTCTACACCCAGAGGGCCCTCAATGGACATAAGGCCAAAGCCCCAACAATGCATTCAGTGGGCGGAAAAGACTGGGTTTAACCGTCCGCAGCAGCACGATTTGAAACCATACCATTACGGAATTGTTATGAGAAAGGAACTTTTGAAATGA
- a CDS encoding hydrogenase, translating into MEQQEFYVRNGQSWGSDSVPVLEEGPFRQRILEGCSRGARLVDLFGRLENGNIRVFAMLGMDQDGKISVFSMRVPSAKSCFRSLTPELPQAHLFEREMAEQFALTPLGHPWLKPVRYHADHRDGDYPFYQAQGEEAHEVAVGPVHAGIIEPGHFRFQCHGEEILNLEIRLGYQYRGIETLMEGASPEKAVLLAESIAGDTVIGHATAYCNAIESLIDREISPRAGAIRAVALELERLSNHVGDLGALSTDIGFLPAAAYFGRLRGEFLNLLMELSGNRYGRSLCRPGGVLFDLDRKMAAGFRRRLLVARRDLKEISDLFFTRSSVLSRLEGTGVISNRTAKELGLVGPTVRACGCGLDVRTDYAFGMYRFLNIPISTVLSGDVYARAFIRWLESQRSIDFLLEVLNQVPEGELYLKAPSLKPDQMALSMVEGWRGEIVHVAMTDSHSRIARYKIKDPSFNNWAGLEMAVRGAQISDFPLCNKSFNLSYAGHDL; encoded by the coding sequence GTGGAACAACAGGAATTTTACGTGCGCAACGGACAAAGCTGGGGATCGGATTCGGTCCCCGTGCTGGAGGAAGGCCCATTCCGCCAAAGAATTTTAGAGGGCTGTTCCCGCGGGGCCCGGCTCGTTGACCTGTTCGGCCGCCTGGAAAACGGGAATATCAGGGTCTTTGCGATGTTAGGCATGGACCAGGACGGAAAAATATCGGTCTTTTCCATGCGGGTCCCGTCCGCCAAGTCCTGTTTCAGGTCCCTGACCCCTGAACTTCCCCAGGCGCATTTGTTTGAGCGGGAAATGGCGGAGCAGTTTGCTTTAACGCCGCTGGGGCATCCCTGGCTTAAACCGGTGCGGTATCATGCCGATCATCGCGACGGGGACTATCCTTTTTATCAGGCACAGGGAGAAGAAGCCCACGAGGTCGCTGTCGGTCCTGTCCACGCGGGTATCATTGAGCCGGGGCATTTTCGTTTCCAATGTCATGGGGAAGAGATCTTGAATCTGGAGATCCGGCTGGGATATCAATACCGCGGCATCGAGACCTTGATGGAGGGGGCTTCGCCGGAAAAGGCAGTGCTTTTGGCGGAGTCCATCGCGGGGGACACGGTGATAGGGCACGCGACGGCTTATTGCAATGCCATTGAATCATTGATCGATCGCGAGATATCCCCCAGGGCCGGGGCCATCAGGGCCGTCGCCCTTGAATTGGAGCGGCTTTCCAACCATGTGGGGGACCTGGGCGCTTTAAGCACGGACATAGGATTTTTACCGGCCGCGGCGTATTTCGGCCGGCTGCGGGGGGAATTTTTGAATTTATTGATGGAATTGAGCGGCAACCGTTACGGGAGAAGTTTATGCCGGCCCGGCGGGGTTTTGTTTGACCTGGACCGCAAAATGGCGGCCGGTTTTCGCAGGCGCCTGCTCGTCGCCCGTAGAGATCTCAAAGAGATCAGCGATCTCTTTTTTACCCGTTCGTCCGTTCTCTCGCGTTTGGAAGGGACAGGGGTGATCTCAAACCGGACGGCCAAAGAACTGGGCCTTGTCGGCCCGACGGTCCGCGCCTGCGGATGCGGTTTGGATGTGCGCACGGATTATGCGTTCGGCATGTACCGGTTCCTGAACATCCCGATCTCCACCGTATTGTCCGGAGATGTTTATGCCAGGGCGTTCATCCGCTGGCTTGAATCACAAAGGTCCATTGATTTTCTTTTAGAGGTGCTAAACCAGGTCCCCGAGGGAGAGTTATACCTGAAAGCACCGTCCTTGAAACCGGACCAGATGGCCTTGTCCATGGTTGAGGGCTGGCGGGGAGAGATCGTGCATGTGGCGATGACGGACTCCCATTCCCGGATCGCGCGTTATAAGATCAAAGACCCTTCTTTTAATAATTGGGCCGGTCTTGAGATGGCTGTGCGCGGGGCCCAGATCTCTGATTTCCCGCTTTGCAATAAAAGTTTTAACCTGTCTTATGCCGGCCATGATCTTTAA
- the nuoB gene encoding NADH-quinone oxidoreductase subunit NuoB, with translation MWGVIINRFKQGFRTLSYPKETPVFPPRFRGRPVTKAAVDMGKLLFNEDVKADFSPGAFTYSCDHRMAVSRKEDLILQGDAIQLAAALNEKMKRVFGRSLKLRAVCAGSCGGCDAEIQAMNNVVFDLSRFGIQFVASPRHADGLMITGPVTKNMEWALKQTYEAVPHPKIVIAVGACALSGGPFQGGREVHNGVDGLVPVDLYIPGCPPHPLTILDGLLRLLGRLEERKNT, from the coding sequence ATGTGGGGAGTGATCATCAATCGATTCAAGCAGGGTTTCAGGACATTGTCTTATCCTAAGGAAACCCCTGTTTTTCCTCCACGATTTAGAGGAAGGCCGGTGACCAAGGCCGCGGTGGATATGGGAAAACTGTTGTTCAATGAGGATGTTAAGGCGGATTTTTCGCCAGGGGCCTTTACGTATTCCTGTGATCACCGCATGGCTGTTTCAAGGAAGGAAGACCTCATTTTGCAAGGGGACGCCATTCAATTGGCCGCCGCGCTCAATGAAAAAATGAAACGGGTTTTCGGCCGTTCGTTAAAATTAAGGGCAGTGTGCGCGGGCAGCTGCGGCGGTTGTGACGCGGAAATTCAGGCGATGAACAATGTGGTGTTTGACCTGTCCCGTTTCGGCATCCAATTTGTCGCTTCCCCACGGCACGCGGACGGCCTGATGATCACGGGACCGGTGACCAAGAACATGGAATGGGCCCTAAAACAAACTTACGAAGCCGTGCCTCATCCGAAAATTGTCATCGCTGTCGGGGCATGCGCCTTGAGCGGCGGCCCCTTTCAAGGGGGAAGGGAAGTTCACAATGGCGTTGACGGCTTGGTTCCCGTGGATCTGTATATTCCCGGATGTCCGCCGCACCCGTTGACGATCCTGGACGGGTTGCTCCGATTGCTGGGCAGGTTGGAAGAAAGAAAAAATACGTAA
- a CDS encoding proton-conducting transporter membrane subunit, with amino-acid sequence MLLFLILLPILGAAVAFLLSNGRPRKIVLAGTSFIHLIGVVSIWKFSPAAWFHGFLGMDVLGRLILTVVSILFAAVSFYLWGYLKEEEERSNRVFVTSLLLFLSAMTLVTMARHMGLLWIAIEATTLFSAPLINFTRSPQSVEAMWKYLLICSVGIAMALLGTLFLAVSAAGTGTVLLDVLLDHATLFSVPWLKLSVIFLFVGYGTKMGLAPMHTWLPDAHSEAPSPVSALLSGVLLNCAFLGILRVFQICAAAGQTAFAQDLLLVMGLLSLAVASIFVIGQTDYKRMFAYSSVENMGILAIGIGLGGVGLYGSLFHAVNNAFAKGMVFLVTGNLYRIYQSKKVNDVKGLLAGHPVTGIFLAMGFLAVTGIPPFGTFYSELMILNAAIRSGHFWVAFFYVLFLALIFIGIAGSVLKMLRGDTGEQAGGPQAKKEDIGSIIPILLLGLIVLMLGLYMPSFLDNALKGSSTLLGGG; translated from the coding sequence ATGCTGCTTTTTTTAATTCTTTTACCGATCCTTGGAGCGGCCGTCGCTTTTCTTCTATCAAATGGCCGGCCAAGAAAGATCGTGCTCGCGGGGACATCTTTCATTCATCTGATCGGCGTGGTCAGTATTTGGAAATTTTCACCGGCGGCCTGGTTCCATGGATTCCTGGGGATGGACGTTTTAGGCCGGCTGATCTTAACGGTTGTCAGCATCCTGTTCGCGGCAGTGTCTTTTTATTTGTGGGGCTATCTCAAAGAGGAGGAAGAGCGTTCCAACAGGGTTTTTGTGACCAGTTTGCTGCTGTTCCTCTCGGCCATGACCCTGGTGACCATGGCCCGGCATATGGGCCTGTTGTGGATCGCCATTGAAGCCACAACGCTTTTCAGCGCCCCGCTCATCAATTTCACCCGCAGTCCCCAAAGTGTCGAGGCCATGTGGAAATATTTATTGATCTGCTCCGTGGGGATCGCCATGGCCCTTCTGGGAACATTGTTTTTGGCGGTTTCCGCCGCGGGTACCGGAACTGTTTTATTGGACGTGCTTTTGGACCATGCCACCTTGTTTTCGGTCCCCTGGTTAAAGTTGAGCGTTATTTTTCTTTTTGTGGGGTATGGCACCAAGATGGGGCTGGCACCGATGCACACATGGCTTCCTGACGCGCATAGCGAAGCGCCGTCTCCCGTTTCGGCGCTGTTATCGGGGGTCTTGTTGAATTGCGCTTTCCTGGGCATTTTGAGGGTCTTTCAAATTTGCGCGGCCGCCGGTCAAACCGCTTTTGCCCAGGATCTATTGCTGGTCATGGGTTTGTTGTCGCTGGCTGTCGCGTCCATTTTTGTCATCGGGCAGACGGATTACAAACGGATGTTCGCTTATTCGAGCGTTGAGAACATGGGCATTTTAGCCATCGGGATCGGGTTGGGGGGCGTTGGCTTATACGGCAGTTTGTTCCACGCGGTCAATAATGCTTTTGCCAAAGGCATGGTTTTTTTGGTGACCGGGAACCTTTACCGGATCTATCAAAGCAAAAAAGTCAATGATGTTAAAGGACTGCTGGCCGGTCATCCGGTCACAGGAATATTTTTGGCGATGGGATTTCTGGCCGTCACAGGGATCCCGCCATTCGGGACATTTTACAGTGAATTGATGATCCTCAACGCGGCCATCCGGTCCGGACATTTTTGGGTGGCTTTCTTCTATGTATTATTTCTGGCCCTGATCTTCATCGGGATCGCGGGCAGTGTCCTGAAAATGTTGCGCGGGGATACCGGAGAACAGGCAGGGGGTCCCCAAGCGAAAAAAGAAGATATCGGATCGATCATACCGATCCTGCTCTTAGGGTTGATCGTTTTGATGTTAGGTTTGTATATGCCTTCTTTTTTAGACAACGCTTTAAAAGGATCCAGCACGCTTTTGGGAGGCGGGTAA
- a CDS encoding hydrogenase has product MLLELALIAIVFLGIVILGSSRLRTIIHLFALQSFILSATPLLIYPGVHALVMMTAVLILKVLVMPVFLFWAIRHVSIRREAKPLIGYGKTLVFGGLLVGAAFFLSSKLEVPFREVSNLLVPASFSVIMIGFLLLVSRLKAITQVIGYLVMENGIFLFALLLLDRTPLLVEMGIFLDIFVAVLVMGIVINHINEEYDDTNTLHLTTLRD; this is encoded by the coding sequence GTGTTGTTAGAGCTGGCTTTAATTGCCATTGTTTTTTTAGGGATCGTGATCTTAGGCAGCAGCCGTCTACGAACGATCATCCATCTTTTTGCGTTACAGTCCTTTATTTTAAGCGCAACGCCTCTGTTGATCTATCCCGGGGTCCACGCCCTCGTTATGATGACGGCTGTGTTGATCTTAAAGGTCTTGGTGATGCCGGTGTTCCTGTTTTGGGCCATACGGCATGTGTCCATCCGCCGGGAAGCCAAGCCCCTGATCGGTTATGGAAAGACGCTGGTATTTGGAGGGCTTTTAGTAGGAGCGGCCTTTTTTCTTTCTTCCAAACTGGAGGTCCCGTTCAGGGAAGTGTCAAATTTGCTTGTCCCGGCGTCTTTTTCCGTCATCATGATCGGATTTTTATTATTGGTGAGCCGTTTGAAAGCCATCACGCAGGTGATCGGCTATCTGGTCATGGAAAACGGCATTTTTCTTTTTGCCCTTTTACTGCTGGACAGGACACCGTTATTGGTGGAGATGGGGATATTTTTGGATATTTTTGTGGCCGTTCTGGTGATGGGGATCGTGATCAACCACATCAATGAAGAGTACGACGATACCAATACATTGCATTTGACAACCCTTAGGGATTAA